Proteins encoded within one genomic window of Eurosta solidaginis isolate ZX-2024a chromosome 1, ASM4086904v1, whole genome shotgun sequence:
- the LOC137237097 gene encoding uncharacterized protein, translating into MSLEELKQQRASTKKNISRIKNIIDSSLRPGGKPLSTAEYKCRLGILESYFKQIISIQTDIERLDVEDGRADLEELYITTKLPIQTQLSEDNNVSLSDTTCVVQSTSKLPRLKLPSFDGKYSNYQNFISSFKQIIDREFNLTNIEKFNHLQNCLQGQALETVDAFQVTNENYPKALERLKVRYDNKTLIFLEGISSLFDLPAVTKPNGIQLRSVVDKASAIYGALTSLGTDRQISQAMLIYMVLQKSDEQTNKKWKESLDFKTLPSWEECTQVLERHCQYLESLSNTHNSSPFAQSSSKSTTKSRNQSKGYTFSCSSMSCQFCSSTGHRVPNCERFKSLNYTQRYDNTKKMGLCLNCLSKGHQIAHCPSTHRCKVCARQHHSLLHRVCTSSQ; encoded by the coding sequence AAATGTCGCCTGGGTATCCTCGAGTCTTATTTTAAGCAGATTATCTCAATTCAAACTGACATCGAAAGATTGGATGTTGAGGATGGACGCGCTGACCTGGAAGAATTGTACATAACAACCAAACTACCCATTCAAACGCAATTGTCCGAAGATAACAACGTTTCACTTTCGGACACAACTTGCGTAGTACAATCGACGTCTAAACTTCCACGGCTCAAGCTTCCATCCTTTGACGGCAAGTATTCGAACTATCAAAACTTTATTTCCTCTTTCAAACAAATTATAGATCGGGAgttcaatttaacaaatattgaaaaattcaatCATTTGCAAAATTGTCTCCAAGGCCAAGCTTTAGAAACTGTTGATGCGTTCCAGGTGACAAATGAAAACTACCCAAAGGCTTTAGAGCGACTTAAGGTAAGGTATGACAACAAGACCCTTATATTTTTGGAAGGTATATCGTCATTATTTGATTTGCCTGCGGTTACAAAACCAAACGGTATTCAGCTTAGAAGTGTAGTTGATAAGGCGTCTGCTATTTATGGTGCGCTGACGTCGCTAGGTACTGACAGGCAGATATCCCAAGCTATGCTAATTTATATGGTTTTGCAGAAATCCGATGAACAGACCAACAAAAAATGGAAGGAATCGCTGGACTTTAAAACGTTGCCATCATGGGAGGAGTGTACACAGGTCTTGGAACGACACTGTCAATATTTGGAGTCTCTGAGTAACACGCACAATAGTAGTCCATTCGCACAAAGTAGCAGCAAATCAACAACAAAGTCAAGGAATCAATCAAAGGGGTACACGTTTTCTTGCTCCAGCATGTCTTGCCAATTTTGTTCCAGCACAGGCCACAGGGTTCCAAATTGTGAACGCTTTAAATCTTTGAATTACACCCAACGCTACgacaatacaaagaaaatgggaTTGTGTCTCAATTGCCTTTCGAAGGGACATCAAATAGCCCATTGTCCATCAACACACAGATGCAAGGTTTGTGCACGGCAACACCATAGTTTACTTCATCGGGTGTGCACGTCTAGCCAATAA